A single region of the Halopiger xanaduensis SH-6 genome encodes:
- a CDS encoding ferredoxin, with product MSDDDSESGIQRASDVGPSDAPPVEKKPYKIVFEANKCFGAGKCAEVSDNWEMSIASGIAQPNEYFIDDEDLEHNVRAAAVCPAKKDDGCIHVVDRRTDEEIAPDPHGDGTLSVDW from the coding sequence ATGAGCGACGACGACAGCGAAAGCGGTATCCAGCGCGCCAGCGACGTCGGCCCGTCGGACGCGCCGCCGGTCGAGAAAAAGCCGTACAAGATCGTCTTCGAGGCCAACAAGTGCTTCGGCGCGGGCAAGTGCGCCGAGGTCAGCGACAACTGGGAGATGTCCATCGCCTCCGGGATCGCCCAGCCGAACGAGTACTTCATCGACGACGAGGACCTCGAGCACAACGTCCGCGCGGCGGCGGTCTGCCCGGCGAAGAAGGACGACGGCTGTATCCACGTCGTCGACCGGCGAACCGACGAGGAAATCGCGCCGGATCCGCACGGCGACGGCACGCTGAGCGTCGACTGGTAG
- a CDS encoding oxidoreductase, producing the protein MGWTADDIPDQSGRTFVITGANSGIGLEATRELARNGGAVVMACRSVERGEDAADDVREDVPDADLHVEELDLADLESVRAFADRLQDDATIDALINNAGVMAIPRSETADGFETQFGVNHLGHFALTGLLLDRLATDPGEAGDDDGDARVVTVSSGVHERGEIDFEDLQSERTYDEWDAYAQSKLANVLFAYELERRFLTGDVAAKSTAVHPGYANTQLQTRGPEQSGDRLRMAAMRIMNTLFAQPAEMGALPTLYAATEPEAEGGAYYGPGGFMNMRGTPKRQASSDRSYNEETARRLWAVSEELTGVTYDLPRPKGSDELEEAVATS; encoded by the coding sequence ATGGGCTGGACGGCCGACGACATCCCCGATCAGAGCGGACGCACCTTCGTCATCACCGGCGCGAACAGCGGCATCGGCCTCGAGGCGACCCGCGAACTCGCGCGCAACGGCGGCGCCGTCGTCATGGCGTGTCGGAGCGTCGAGCGCGGCGAGGACGCGGCGGACGACGTCCGCGAGGACGTCCCCGACGCCGATCTGCACGTCGAGGAACTGGATCTGGCTGACCTCGAGTCGGTGCGCGCGTTCGCGGATCGGCTGCAGGACGACGCGACGATCGACGCGCTGATCAACAACGCCGGCGTGATGGCGATTCCGCGCAGCGAAACCGCCGACGGATTCGAGACGCAGTTCGGCGTCAACCACCTCGGCCACTTCGCGCTCACGGGACTGTTGCTCGACCGGCTCGCCACCGACCCCGGCGAGGCCGGCGACGACGACGGCGACGCGCGCGTCGTGACCGTCTCGAGCGGCGTCCACGAGCGCGGCGAGATCGACTTCGAGGACCTCCAGAGCGAGCGGACCTACGACGAGTGGGACGCCTACGCGCAGTCGAAGCTGGCGAACGTGCTGTTCGCGTACGAACTCGAGCGGCGCTTTCTCACGGGCGACGTCGCCGCCAAGAGCACGGCGGTGCACCCGGGCTACGCGAACACGCAGTTGCAGACCCGCGGCCCCGAGCAGAGCGGCGACCGGCTTCGGATGGCCGCCATGCGGATCATGAACACGCTATTCGCTCAGCCGGCCGAGATGGGTGCCCTTCCGACGCTGTACGCCGCGACCGAACCGGAGGCCGAGGGCGGCGCATACTACGGCCCCGGCGGCTTCATGAACATGCGCGGCACCCCGAAGCGACAGGCCTCCTCCGACCGCTCCTACAACGAGGAGACGGCCCGGCGGCTGTGGGCCGTCTCCGAGGAGTTAACCGGCGTCACCTACGACCTGCCCCGCCCGAAGGGGAGCGACGAACTCGAGGAAGCGGTCGCGACGTCGTAG
- a CDS encoding PAS domain S-box protein, whose amino-acid sequence MGSSSTDADHRAQLRRQEAIADLSQQALETGAAAIDQLLDDATAAVAAALDLEYCAIVERRADGTGAVSRAESGLETGRVGATVPADRLAQFERVLRADEPVVDEWPADEGAPAPLTDHGVVDSAAVRIGPRDDPWGVLCAYATDRRAFTEDDLAFLERVAAVLASAVENADVRRDLERTERRFEAIFEDPNILVGLLEPDGTVIDINGTAMEYVAADLADVTGEPFWETPWWGEGDEIRDDVREWTERAAAGEYVTFEADLTQPTGERYTIEGAFRPVTDDDGDVTSIVVSDRDVTAREERERRLSTLMDNVPGMVYRCENERGWPMEFVSDACADLAGYDPDALERGEVSWGEDVMVQADREKLWETVQRETAADGADRTFSETYRIDTADGERRWVRDYGRGLFDEDGELVAIEGIIADITERKQLEADLAESEQRYRALIDHFPNGVVALVDEDLTYRTVGGDSQYTADAPAEEIEGRSVSEVVSAELAAELVPRYEAALEGESSGFEATINGRTFDFRIVPIRDDDGEVFAALGMSQNITERYEYERELEDAKSRLEAATEAGAVGTWEWHLQDDEMVAGATFAETFDVDPEAAREGVSSERFLAAIHEDDRDRVEAKIAAALEAGGEYEAEYRVRNADGELRWVVSRGRVECDADGEPQKFTGAVTDITERKRAQLQLERNNEQLETLFDVLPVGVIVAGADGEIRQTNDTARDIWDGAVLDAGSVAEYEKYPIWWADSGEPVAPEELTLARVLDGEEVTEPDVFEIETGDGERRIVRAEGMPIRNERGEVVRGVATITDITERKERERKLRERERRLERYKAYTDAILNAIDDVFYVVSEDGDLQRWNRSLAAVTGYTNEEVEAMSPTDFFADDQAAAAAAAIRTGLETGSVNAELEVSTKDGERIPFEFNASRLEDPWGNTVLAGMGRDITDRVERERHLERYETIVEVVDDGVYVVDEDGYFTMVNETYAEMLGYEPDDLVGEHVSLLVDDEILERVAELEATATSGDEWPTMEADLRTADGGTVPVEANFAMLPENDSAWHRVGVARDISDRKERERQLEESERRYRTLVENFPDGAVGLFDENLEYTVAGGQLLDEVGVPPADRVGSSIYELYPEELVEEVEPYFHAALEGEPNSFEVEFYGRHLHGYTLPVRNAAGDIYAGMIVVQDVTERREYERRLEQSNERLERFAYAASHDLQEPLRMVTSYLTLLENRYADAFDEDGREFLEFAVDGAERMRDMIDGLLEYSRVETRGDPFEPTDLNAVVDEVLADLQFRIEESGAEIAVEDLPELAVDDSQLRQVFQNLLSNAITYSGDEPPRVRIGADRRGDEWVIAVEDRGIGIDPDDQERVFTIFDRLHSRADYEGTGIGLALCERIVERHGGEIWVDSEPGEGSTFSFTLPASRD is encoded by the coding sequence ATGGGATCGTCGTCCACCGACGCGGACCACCGCGCGCAACTTCGTCGCCAGGAGGCCATCGCGGATCTGAGTCAGCAGGCGCTCGAGACGGGAGCGGCGGCTATCGATCAGTTGTTGGACGACGCGACGGCGGCCGTCGCGGCGGCCCTCGACCTCGAGTACTGTGCGATCGTCGAGCGCCGCGCCGACGGGACCGGCGCCGTCTCCAGAGCCGAAAGCGGCCTCGAGACGGGGCGCGTCGGCGCGACGGTGCCCGCGGACCGGTTGGCGCAGTTCGAACGCGTCCTTCGTGCCGACGAGCCGGTCGTCGACGAGTGGCCCGCTGACGAGGGCGCTCCGGCACCCCTGACCGATCACGGCGTCGTCGACAGCGCCGCCGTGCGGATCGGCCCGCGTGACGATCCGTGGGGAGTACTATGCGCGTACGCGACCGATCGCCGCGCGTTCACCGAGGACGATCTGGCGTTCCTCGAGCGGGTCGCGGCCGTCCTCGCGTCGGCGGTCGAAAACGCCGACGTGCGGCGCGATCTCGAGCGGACGGAGCGGCGCTTCGAGGCGATCTTCGAGGACCCGAACATCCTCGTGGGACTGCTCGAGCCCGACGGGACGGTGATCGACATCAACGGGACGGCGATGGAGTACGTCGCCGCCGACCTCGCGGACGTGACCGGCGAGCCCTTCTGGGAGACGCCGTGGTGGGGTGAGGGCGACGAGATCCGAGACGACGTCAGGGAGTGGACCGAGCGCGCGGCCGCGGGCGAGTACGTCACGTTCGAGGCGGATCTCACCCAACCGACCGGGGAACGGTACACGATCGAGGGTGCGTTCCGCCCGGTTACGGACGACGACGGCGACGTGACGTCGATCGTCGTCTCCGACCGCGACGTTACCGCGCGCGAGGAGCGCGAGCGGCGGCTGTCGACGCTGATGGACAACGTCCCCGGAATGGTCTACCGCTGCGAGAACGAGCGGGGATGGCCGATGGAGTTCGTCAGCGACGCCTGTGCGGACTTGGCCGGCTACGATCCGGACGCGCTCGAGCGCGGAGAGGTTAGCTGGGGCGAGGACGTGATGGTGCAGGCAGACCGTGAGAAGCTGTGGGAGACGGTCCAGCGCGAGACCGCCGCGGATGGGGCCGACCGCACGTTCTCCGAGACCTACCGTATCGACACCGCCGACGGCGAACGGCGGTGGGTCAGGGACTACGGGCGGGGCCTGTTCGACGAGGATGGCGAGCTCGTGGCCATCGAAGGGATCATCGCCGACATCACGGAGCGCAAGCAACTGGAAGCCGATCTCGCGGAGAGCGAGCAGCGCTACCGGGCGCTGATCGATCACTTCCCGAACGGCGTCGTGGCGCTCGTCGACGAGGACCTCACCTACCGAACCGTCGGCGGAGACTCGCAGTATACCGCCGACGCTCCGGCCGAGGAAATCGAAGGACGATCCGTCTCGGAGGTCGTTTCCGCGGAACTGGCCGCGGAGCTCGTCCCCCGTTACGAGGCCGCGCTCGAGGGCGAATCGAGCGGCTTCGAGGCGACCATCAACGGCCGCACCTTCGACTTCCGAATCGTTCCGATTCGCGACGACGACGGCGAGGTGTTCGCCGCGCTCGGCATGTCCCAGAACATCACCGAGCGCTACGAGTACGAACGGGAACTCGAGGACGCCAAATCCCGACTCGAGGCGGCGACCGAGGCCGGCGCCGTCGGGACCTGGGAGTGGCACTTGCAGGACGACGAGATGGTCGCGGGCGCCACGTTCGCCGAGACGTTCGACGTCGATCCGGAGGCGGCCCGCGAGGGGGTCTCGAGCGAGCGGTTCCTCGCGGCGATCCACGAAGACGACCGCGACCGCGTCGAGGCGAAGATAGCGGCGGCCCTCGAGGCCGGCGGCGAGTACGAGGCCGAGTACCGGGTTCGCAACGCCGACGGCGAACTCCGCTGGGTCGTCTCGCGCGGTCGCGTCGAGTGCGACGCGGACGGGGAGCCCCAGAAATTCACCGGCGCAGTCACCGATATTACGGAGCGAAAGCGCGCGCAACTGCAACTCGAGCGCAACAACGAACAACTCGAGACGCTGTTCGACGTCTTGCCGGTCGGCGTCATCGTTGCGGGTGCCGACGGCGAAATTCGCCAGACCAACGACACCGCCAGGGACATCTGGGACGGCGCCGTCTTAGACGCCGGCTCCGTCGCGGAGTACGAGAAATACCCGATCTGGTGGGCCGATTCTGGCGAGCCGGTCGCGCCCGAGGAACTGACCCTCGCGCGCGTCCTCGACGGCGAGGAGGTGACCGAGCCCGACGTCTTCGAGATCGAAACCGGCGACGGCGAGCGGCGGATCGTCCGGGCGGAGGGGATGCCGATCCGGAACGAGCGCGGCGAGGTGGTCCGCGGCGTCGCCACGATCACCGACATCACCGAGCGCAAGGAACGCGAGCGGAAACTGCGCGAGCGCGAGCGCCGCCTCGAGCGGTACAAGGCGTACACCGACGCGATCCTGAACGCGATCGACGACGTGTTCTACGTCGTCAGCGAGGACGGCGACCTCCAGCGGTGGAACCGGAGCCTCGCGGCGGTAACGGGCTACACGAACGAGGAAGTCGAGGCGATGAGTCCGACCGACTTCTTCGCGGACGATCAGGCGGCCGCCGCCGCGGCCGCGATCCGGACGGGGCTCGAGACTGGCTCGGTGAACGCCGAACTGGAAGTCAGCACGAAAGACGGCGAACGCATCCCCTTCGAGTTCAACGCCTCGCGGCTCGAAGATCCGTGGGGCAACACCGTGCTCGCGGGGATGGGCCGCGACATCACGGATCGGGTCGAGCGCGAGCGCCACCTCGAGCGCTACGAGACGATCGTCGAGGTGGTCGACGACGGCGTCTACGTGGTCGACGAGGACGGCTACTTCACGATGGTCAACGAGACCTACGCGGAGATGCTCGGCTACGAGCCCGACGATCTCGTCGGCGAACACGTCTCGCTGCTGGTCGACGACGAGATCCTCGAGCGGGTCGCCGAACTGGAGGCGACCGCGACGAGCGGCGACGAGTGGCCGACGATGGAAGCCGACCTTCGAACCGCCGACGGCGGCACCGTTCCCGTCGAGGCGAACTTCGCGATGCTGCCGGAGAACGACAGCGCCTGGCACCGGGTCGGCGTCGCCCGCGACATCAGCGACCGGAAGGAGCGGGAACGCCAGCTCGAGGAGTCCGAGCGGCGCTACCGGACGCTCGTCGAGAACTTCCCCGACGGCGCGGTCGGGCTGTTCGACGAAAACCTCGAGTACACGGTCGCGGGCGGCCAACTGCTCGACGAAGTCGGCGTTCCGCCGGCCGACCGCGTCGGCAGCAGCATCTACGAACTCTATCCCGAGGAGCTCGTCGAGGAGGTCGAGCCGTACTTCCACGCCGCGCTCGAGGGCGAGCCGAACTCGTTCGAGGTCGAGTTCTACGGGCGCCACCTGCACGGCTACACCCTCCCCGTCAGGAACGCGGCCGGCGACATCTACGCGGGAATGATCGTCGTTCAGGACGTCACCGAACGCCGCGAGTACGAGCGACGCCTCGAGCAGTCCAACGAACGCCTGGAGCGGTTCGCCTACGCGGCGAGCCACGACTTGCAGGAGCCCCTGCGGATGGTCACGAGCTACCTCACCCTGCTCGAGAACCGGTACGCCGACGCCTTCGACGAGGACGGCCGGGAGTTCCTCGAGTTCGCGGTCGACGGCGCCGAGCGCATGCGCGACATGATCGACGGCCTGCTGGAGTACTCGCGGGTGGAGACCCGCGGCGATCCGTTCGAGCCGACGGACCTGAACGCGGTCGTCGACGAGGTGCTCGCCGATCTGCAGTTCCGCATCGAGGAGAGCGGCGCCGAGATCGCGGTCGAGGACCTGCCGGAACTCGCAGTCGACGACAGCCAGTTGCGGCAGGTGTTCCAGAACCTGCTGTCGAACGCGATCACCTACAGCGGCGACGAGCCGCCCCGCGTTCGGATCGGCGCCGATCGGCGGGGCGACGAATGGGTGATCGCCGTCGAAGACCGGGGGATCGGCATCGATCCCGACGATCAGGAACGGGTGTTCACAATCTTCGACCGGCTCCACAGCCGCGCCGACTACGAGGGCACCGGGATCGGCCTCGCGCTCTGCGAGCGGATCGTCGAGCGCCACGGCGGCGAGATCTGGGTCGACTCGGAACCCGGCGAGGGTTCGACGTTCTCGTTCACGCTCCCCGCGTCGCGCGATTAG
- a CDS encoding peptidylprolyl isomerase has translation MAGCASDGSDAQGSKSAPETEPSNAADPTTDDEPVGSAGERPTATLHTSTGDIDVELYGERAPRTVANFVGLATGEQPWTDPETGEELEGEPLYDDVLFHRVIEGFMIQTGDPTGTGRGGPGYRFDDEFHEELRHDDAGVLSMANSGPDTNGSQFFITLAPQPHLDGRHTVFGTVISGLDIVREIGSVETDGNDRPVEDVRLESVTVHDE, from the coding sequence CTGGCCGGCTGTGCGAGCGACGGATCGGACGCGCAGGGAAGCAAATCGGCCCCGGAAACGGAGCCGTCGAACGCAGCCGATCCGACGACCGACGACGAGCCGGTCGGGTCGGCGGGCGAACGTCCGACGGCGACTCTCCACACGAGCACGGGCGACATCGACGTCGAACTGTACGGCGAGCGCGCACCACGGACCGTCGCGAACTTTGTCGGTCTTGCGACCGGCGAGCAGCCGTGGACGGATCCGGAAACGGGGGAGGAACTCGAGGGAGAACCGCTGTACGACGACGTCCTCTTCCACCGGGTTATCGAGGGCTTCATGATCCAGACCGGCGACCCGACCGGCACCGGACGGGGCGGCCCCGGCTATCGATTCGACGACGAATTTCACGAGGAACTGCGCCACGACGACGCGGGCGTCCTCTCGATGGCTAACTCGGGCCCCGATACCAACGGCTCGCAGTTCTTCATCACGCTCGCACCCCAACCGCACCTCGACGGGCGACACACCGTCTTCGGGACGGTTATCAGCGGGCTAGATATCGTCCGCGAGATCGGCAGCGTCGAGACGGACGGCAACGATCGACCGGTGGAAGACGTGCGCCTCGAGTCGGTGACCGTCCACGACGAGTAG
- a CDS encoding peptidylprolyl isomerase produces the protein MGDLTATLHTSKGDIDVELYDERAPRTVENFVGLATGERTWTDPETGEEVDGEPLYDDVLFHRIIEGFMIQTGDPTGTGRGGPGYQFDDEFHDELRHDDAGVLSMANSGPNTNGSQFFITLDAQPHLDDRHAVFGTVTDGMDVVREIGSVSTDANDRPQEEVLLESVTVHDE, from the coding sequence ATGGGAGACCTTACTGCAACCCTGCACACGAGCAAGGGCGACATCGACGTCGAACTGTACGACGAGCGCGCGCCCCGGACCGTCGAGAACTTCGTCGGCCTCGCGACCGGCGAGCGCACCTGGACGGACCCCGAGACGGGCGAAGAAGTCGACGGCGAACCGCTGTACGACGACGTCCTCTTCCACCGGATCATCGAGGGCTTCATGATCCAGACCGGCGACCCGACCGGCACCGGACGGGGCGGCCCCGGCTACCAGTTCGACGACGAGTTCCACGACGAACTGCGCCACGACGACGCGGGTGTCCTCTCGATGGCCAACTCCGGTCCGAACACCAACGGCTCGCAGTTCTTCATCACGCTCGACGCCCAGCCCCACCTCGACGACCGCCACGCCGTCTTCGGCACGGTCACCGACGGGATGGACGTCGTCCGCGAGATCGGTAGCGTCTCGACCGACGCCAACGACCGGCCGCAGGAGGAGGTCCTCCTCGAGTCGGTCACCGTTCACGACGAGTAA